The sequence below is a genomic window from Anaerosporomusa subterranea.
GCCCCAGGCTATTATTGAAGCCATATCGCAAGTAAGCACATCCCCATGGGTGGTGTTGTTGCTTGTCAATATAGCGCTAATTTTAATTGGAATCCCAATGGAGACAGCGCCTGCCTTGACAATTGTTACCCCTGTACTTGCGCCGATGGCGGATAAACTAGGAATTGATCCGGTACATATGGGTTTGGTTGTTTGCTTTAATTTGGTGCTTGGTCTAATAACCCCGCCAGTCGGCGGCGTTTTATTCGCCATTTGTGGCACGTCTGGCATCTCACTAGAGAAATTGAGCAAAGCAATTTGGATTCCATTCTTAATTGGTATTGTCGTGCTACTATTAATCACCTACATCCCTTCGCTTTCAACATTTTTGCCCAACTTGTTAATGAGCCGGTAGTAAATACCTTCCCTCCTTGACTTTACCTGCCAGATTTTCTACAATATAAATAAGCCAAATATGGCGTAATGACAAGAAATGGAGGTTTTTATATGAGTGCCTTACATATTGAATCCGAAGCAGATTTTGATAAACTAGTTCTCCAGTCAGATAAACCTGTTCTTGTCGACTTTTGGGCGTCTTGGTGCGGTCCCTGCAAGATGGTTGCCCCGGAGGTAGAGGCAGTTGCTGAAGCTTATGCTAACAAAGCGGTTGTTTGCAAGGTCGATGTAGACGCGCAGTCTCAGGTCGCATCTCGCTATGCTGTCAAGAGCATTCCAACCTTGGTTATTTTCAAGAATGGCAAAGAAGTCAATCGGGTTGTGGGGTATCGCCCGCGTAAGGATTTGTCAGCATTGTTAGACACAGTACTCTAATGGTAAAACTCCCGGATTTCCGGGAGTTTTTTTATTTTATCCTAAATATTCTGTGCAAAAACTCCTTCATTTTGGTATGCTGATACCGTAATGGTTTCAGGTCAGAGGAGGGTTCTAAATTGAACGGACAAACTGGACATACAGTGTTAATTGCAGATGATGAGCCGAGCATTCGGGAAATTCTCGCTCTGTATTTTTCTAAAGAAGGCTTTACCGTCGTCGAGGCAATCGATGGCGCTGATACGATTATTAAAGTGCAGCAGGTAAAGCCTAATATCATCATCCTTGATCTTATGATGCCGGTGCTTGATGGGTTGGAGGCGTGTAAACAAATTCGTAAAATATCGCCTGTTCCAATCATCATGTTAACAGCAAGGGCGGAGGATGAGGATCGGATCATGGGTCTGGAATTAGGCGCAGACGACTATGTATCTAAGCCGTTTAATCCCCGCGAAGTAGTAGCCAGGGCCAAGGCTGTGCTAAGACGCGTTCCGGATGCCGGCTTTGTCGCCGCGTCTGTCCTTTCTTTTCCCTATCTGGAAATTAATATTGCCGAGTATACGGTAACGTCATATGGGCAAACCAGCGCCTTTACGGCGAAAGAAATGGAACTGCTGTGGCATCTTGCATCCCATCCCGGCAGAGTCTTTTCGCGTGATCAACTGCTGGAGGCGATTTGGGGCTATAGTTATTTTGGCGATACCCGGACGGTTGATACCCATATCAAACGCATCAGACAGAAGATCGGCGCTAGGGAGGACACTCCCTGGGATATCAAAACAATTTGGGGAGTGGGCTATAAATTTGAGGTGAAAGCATGAGGCAGTCGCTGCAAAAAAAACTGCTGTTTAGTTATATGGCAGTCATCGTAGCTCTGCTTATTCTTGTATCGGTCGGTGTATCTGTTCTGATTCGAGACTATTTTGTGCTGAGTAAAAAGCAGGAATTGCTCAACAAAGGGCAAGAATTGGTACGCATAGTGGAAGAATACAGTCAGGGAAAGCTCACAGACGCTCAATTGGTAGCGTATGTAAACAGTGTAGATAGTTTTCTTGACGCGCGAGTCTGGGTCGTTGACGCCGCTGGACGGGTTGTCGCGATCTCGACCCCGCCTCGGTTGCAGAATCACCACATGAGAGGGCCGATGGGGCATGGGATGATGGGTGGTCGTGAGCCCGGGAAGGGACAGGCTATGCCGTCCGCCGGTATGCTGCGCTCTGTTTTGGACGAGATGGCACCTGTCTTTCAGGGCCAGGAATGGACTCGCATATTTGAACACCCGTTTTATAATGAACAGATGTTGATGGCTGCTGTGCCGCTACGCAATAGTGATGGATCGGTGGCTGGAGCTGTGCTGCTACATGCACCTATCCAATCAATCAACGAATATATGTACAGGATATATCTTTATATTGGTGTCATTGGCTTAGTCGCTATACTGTTGGCCTTGGCTATTACGACTTGGTTATCGCGTGGTATCGTTCGGCCATTGCGACAAATGCAATTGATCGCCGGTGCGATGGCCAGAGGAGATTATCAGACACGCGTTTCAGTTACTAGTGAGGATGAAGTTGGGGAACTAGGCAAATCGTTGAATTCATTGGCGCAAGATCTTGCACACTTTGTCAGACAGACAGAGATGGTCGAAAAACTACGACGAGACTTTGTTGCCAATGTGTCACATGAACTGCGGACGCCGTTGACTATCATTAAAGGCTATAATGAAGCCATGCTGGATGAAGCGGTGACAGACCCCGTTACAATCAAAAAGTATCAACATTTGATCCGTGAGGAAAGTGAACGTCTCGAACGCCTAATCTATGACCTGTTAGATCTTAGCCGGCTTCAGTCCGGCCATCGCCAGGAACTGGAGCCGATCCCGCTGGCTGAATTGGCGGAGGCTGCTGCTGCTAAGTTCCGTGGACAAGCAACTGCTAAAGGTATAACTCTCAGTGTTGAAACCGAAGCTGTTATGGTCGCCGGCAATGGCGATAGGCTGACTCAGCTTATTGTCATATTAATGGATAATGCGCTGAAATTTACTCCTGCCGGCGGTTCAATTCGGTTAGTAGTGAAGGAAGTTCCAACAGGAGCTCAATTGAGCATCACAGATTCCGGTGTTGGAATTCCGACCGAGGATCTGCCATATATTTGGGAACGATTTTATAAAGTAGATAAAGCTCATAGCCGGACGGAGAGCGGAACCGGACTGGGCTTGGCTATTGCCAAAGAAATCATTGAACTGCACCAAGGAACTGTAGTTGTAAATAGTCGCCCCAACGAGGGAACAGTATTTACAGTGAGTTTTCCGGCTGAAGATCGGCTTGTGAAATCGTAGTGAGCCGGTGATAGGAGTTTCCTAGATGACGAACATTGCCATAGTAGGGATTGGCAACATATTACTTAGCGATGAAGGACTTGGTGTACGTGTTGTTGAAGAATTGCAGCGCGGCTATGTCTTTTCACCAGATATTCATGTTGTTGATGGCGGCACGTTGGGGCTGGATCTAGTCCAGCTCTTATCAGGCTGTGAGAGGCTAATTGTTGTCGACGCAGTGGCTGGTGGTCAACCGCCAGGTAGTTTGTATGTGCTTCACGGTGATGAAATTGCTGATTATTTCCGGGGAAAGATATCTCTCCATGAGGCGGGAATTCGGGAAGTGCTGCGTATGCTCGAAGTCATGGAGAAACCGCTGCCAGAGGTTGTGATTTTGGGGCTGGAGCCTGGTTCGATTGAGTGGGGATTTAGCCTTAGTCCGGCTGTTGCTGATAATTTGGCGCAGGCGGTTGACGCGATTGTTAGGCAACTAGGGGTTTGGGGAATCGCTGCCTTGCCAATAAAATGCCTGTAATGCTTAATGGGAAAGGGAGTTCAACGTGGCAGAAATTGCATTTATCATTCCTAGCCGGGAGATTTGCGCCGTGTTAGAGGATTTGCTCATAGGCAGTGAGGATATTGAGGTTGTCTACGCTCGCTTAGAAGAAGGGGTGATGGCCGCACGCAAGGCAGTTCTTGGCGGCGCCAGGGTGTTGGTCAGTCGTGGCCTGACTTATCGGCTGATTGCCGAACGTTTGTCAGACGTGTCGGTGATCGAGATACCCTTTTCCGGGTACGATTTACTGCGGGCGTATCAGGAGGCAGTCAAACTGTCCACTCAGGCGGCGGTCGTCGAGTCGCTCACAGTTCTTGAGGGGATGGCAAGCATTGAGGCTATTCTATCCGCCCCGGACGCGATCATTAAAGTTAACATCGATGACTATCCGGAATATGCATCAGCCGTAAGTATGGCGATTGACCTTCAAGCCGACTGTGTAATTGGCAATCAGGCGGTAGTCTTTGAGGCCGAACGGCGCGGCGTCAAGGGCGTTCTGCTGCGATCAGGGCACGAGGCGCTGCAAATTGCTTTAGAAGCAGCGCGTCAAATGCTGGCACTGCATGGCATCCGGGATGCTAACGCCAGGCAAACCGATGTTATCATCAATACAGTGGACTCTGGTGTGCTTGCTTTAGATGCACGTGGCGAACTTACGGCAGTCAACAGTGAAGCCAGGCGATTATTAAATATTGACGGCGATGCCGCCGGTGAGTGGGTTGATCGCATGCGTCAATACCTTAAACTCGGTGAAAAGCTGACAGGAAAAATCGAACGGATCGGCTCAATGGAACTGGTTGTCAACTATCTGCCTATTGTTGCCGGCGGTTCTGTAGTCGGTATAGTTGCCACACTGCAGGAATTGCGCCGACTGCAAGATATCGAGCATAAGACCAGACAGGAGATGTCGAGCCGGGGCCGGGTCGCTAAATATACATTTCTTGATATTGAGACTCGCTCGTCAGAAATGCAGCGGGCGCTTGAAGAAGCAAAACGGTTTGCCTGCTTTGACAGCACGGTACTCATACAAGGCGAGACAGGGGTTGGCAAGGAATATTTCGCCCATGCCATTCACCAAGCAGGTACTCGGCGCAAGGGTCCCTTTGTAGTGGTAAACTGCGCCGCAATTCCGGAGAACATTCTAGAAAGTGAACTATTCGGCTATTCAGAAGGTGCATTTACCGGCGCCAAGAAGGGCGGGAAAATGGGCCTGTTTGAGCAGGCGCACGGCGGGACCATCTTTCTCGATGAAATTGGGGAGATGTCCGAACTCTTACAAGCTCGTTTATTGCGTGTACTGCAGGAACATGAAGTATACAGGCTGGGCGATGACCGTATTATTCCGGTTAACATCCGAGTCATCGCCGCTACCAATCGTGACTTGCAGCGGATGGTACGGGAACGGAGATTTCGCGAAGACTTATATTATCGGCTGGATGTGCTGACTCTTGACATACCGCCGCTCCGTGAACGTACAGAAGATATTGCTTACTTTGTCCGCAACTTTATTCGCGAGTTTAGTAGCCAATACCGGACAGCGGTAGAAAGAATAGAACCTCAAGCCATGGAGCTGCTCACAGACTATGATTGGCCAGGTAATATTCGTGAACTGCATAATGTTGTCGGCAGATTGACAGCGTTGTCGCTAGGCAAGTCGATTACTACCCAGGACGTGTTGCGGGTACTGGCGAAACGCATGGATTTATCCGCTCCGCCGCCTGCCACCCGCAGCCTTAAAGGAGCGGAGGATGAAGCGATTCGTGAAGCACTGGCTAAAACCAACGGCAACAAACAAAAAGCCGCCGAGATTCTCGGCATCGGCCGGGTTACTCTCTGGCGGCGATTAAAAGAGCTAGAAGGTCAACAATAAGAAGCTAATGTTTCACAAGGTGTGTTCCAGTTTGGAACATACCTTTTCTAGTATAATTCCTTAGCGTATTCTTTTTCTTTTTACGGTTAATCATTCTCTGCGTGTGCCTTGTGAGGTGCTCCGCATATTCTGCGGTTCGGCGACTCCGTTCTTTATGGTT
It includes:
- a CDS encoding sensor histidine kinase, which produces MRQSLQKKLLFSYMAVIVALLILVSVGVSVLIRDYFVLSKKQELLNKGQELVRIVEEYSQGKLTDAQLVAYVNSVDSFLDARVWVVDAAGRVVAISTPPRLQNHHMRGPMGHGMMGGREPGKGQAMPSAGMLRSVLDEMAPVFQGQEWTRIFEHPFYNEQMLMAAVPLRNSDGSVAGAVLLHAPIQSINEYMYRIYLYIGVIGLVAILLALAITTWLSRGIVRPLRQMQLIAGAMARGDYQTRVSVTSEDEVGELGKSLNSLAQDLAHFVRQTEMVEKLRRDFVANVSHELRTPLTIIKGYNEAMLDEAVTDPVTIKKYQHLIREESERLERLIYDLLDLSRLQSGHRQELEPIPLAELAEAAAAKFRGQATAKGITLSVETEAVMVAGNGDRLTQLIVILMDNALKFTPAGGSIRLVVKEVPTGAQLSITDSGVGIPTEDLPYIWERFYKVDKAHSRTESGTGLGLAIAKEIIELHQGTVVVNSRPNEGTVFTVSFPAEDRLVKS
- the trxA gene encoding thioredoxin, producing MSALHIESEADFDKLVLQSDKPVLVDFWASWCGPCKMVAPEVEAVAEAYANKAVVCKVDVDAQSQVASRYAVKSIPTLVIFKNGKEVNRVVGYRPRKDLSALLDTVL
- a CDS encoding sigma 54-interacting transcriptional regulator, with product MAEIAFIIPSREICAVLEDLLIGSEDIEVVYARLEEGVMAARKAVLGGARVLVSRGLTYRLIAERLSDVSVIEIPFSGYDLLRAYQEAVKLSTQAAVVESLTVLEGMASIEAILSAPDAIIKVNIDDYPEYASAVSMAIDLQADCVIGNQAVVFEAERRGVKGVLLRSGHEALQIALEAARQMLALHGIRDANARQTDVIINTVDSGVLALDARGELTAVNSEARRLLNIDGDAAGEWVDRMRQYLKLGEKLTGKIERIGSMELVVNYLPIVAGGSVVGIVATLQELRRLQDIEHKTRQEMSSRGRVAKYTFLDIETRSSEMQRALEEAKRFACFDSTVLIQGETGVGKEYFAHAIHQAGTRRKGPFVVVNCAAIPENILESELFGYSEGAFTGAKKGGKMGLFEQAHGGTIFLDEIGEMSELLQARLLRVLQEHEVYRLGDDRIIPVNIRVIAATNRDLQRMVRERRFREDLYYRLDVLTLDIPPLRERTEDIAYFVRNFIREFSSQYRTAVERIEPQAMELLTDYDWPGNIRELHNVVGRLTALSLGKSITTQDVLRVLAKRMDLSAPPPATRSLKGAEDEAIREALAKTNGNKQKAAEILGIGRVTLWRRLKELEGQQ
- a CDS encoding HyaD/HybD family hydrogenase maturation endopeptidase is translated as MTNIAIVGIGNILLSDEGLGVRVVEELQRGYVFSPDIHVVDGGTLGLDLVQLLSGCERLIVVDAVAGGQPPGSLYVLHGDEIADYFRGKISLHEAGIREVLRMLEVMEKPLPEVVILGLEPGSIEWGFSLSPAVADNLAQAVDAIVRQLGVWGIAALPIKCL
- a CDS encoding response regulator transcription factor, whose amino-acid sequence is MNGQTGHTVLIADDEPSIREILALYFSKEGFTVVEAIDGADTIIKVQQVKPNIIILDLMMPVLDGLEACKQIRKISPVPIIMLTARAEDEDRIMGLELGADDYVSKPFNPREVVARAKAVLRRVPDAGFVAASVLSFPYLEINIAEYTVTSYGQTSAFTAKEMELLWHLASHPGRVFSRDQLLEAIWGYSYFGDTRTVDTHIKRIRQKIGAREDTPWDIKTIWGVGYKFEVKA